GCGGCGACTCGCACAAGGTGCTGCCCGCCATTCGCCGCGACTGGCACCAGCTCAACGAAGTGGAACTCCAGCCCTTCCGGCGCGCCATTGAAGAGGGCGTGGCTGCCGTGCTCATGGGCCACGTGCTCACGCCGCTCATCGAGCCCGAAGGGCATTCGGCCTCGCTCTCGAAGTTCTGGATCGAGACCACCCTGCGCGGGCGTCTTGGATTCGAGGGACTCGTCGTGACCGACGATCTCGACATGGGCGCGATCACCGGGAACAAAACGCGTGAGGAAGCGGCGCTCGAAGCCATTCTGGCAGGCAACGACATGCTGATGATTACCGGCGGCGGCGAGCGCGAGGTGCTCGACAGCCTGTGCGAAGTGCTTGCCCGGCGCGATCGCACCTCGCTCAAGCTCTACGACCGGGTGCTCGAATCGGTGGACCGGATCGAACGCACGAAGGCACGCTTTGGAATCGAGAACTTCCAGCCGCTTCCGCTGCTGAGCGAACGGCCTTCGAGCCGCTCCCACGAGCGGGTGGCAACCAAGATCCGCGAACCCAGTCCCGAGCGCGTGCGCTAGGAAACCCGAACCACCACTTTGCCGAAGTGCCGCCCCGAGGCCAGATGCTCGAAGGCGGCGACGGCGTCACCGAACTCGAAGACCTTGTCGACGACGGGCTCAATTCCTCCGGCAGAGATGGCGCGGTTCATGGCCTCGAAGTCATCGCGCGACCCGACGGTGATGCCCTGCAGGCGAATGGTGGACATGAGGATGGGCAGGATGTTGAGCGGCGAGGCATTGCCCGCCAGTACGCCGATCACATAGATACTGCCGCCGATGCGCGCGGCCTTGAGCGATTTTTCCAGCGTGCCGGCGCCGCCCACTTCGACGACATGGTCGACGCCCACGTTGCCGGTCAGTGCGCGCACGGCCTTGTGCCAGTCGGGATTGTCGTTGTAGTTGATGGTCTCGTCGGCGCCGAGCTCTTTGGCGCGCGCGAGCTTTTCGTCCGAGCTCGAAGTGATGATCACCCGCGCCCCGAAAAGCTTTGCGAACTGCAACGCGAAGATGGACACGCCGCCGGTGCCCTGGAGCAAGACGGTTTCACCGGGCTTGAGATTTCCGTACTTGGAAATGGCGCTCCAG
The Chrysiogenia bacterium genome window above contains:
- a CDS encoding NAD(P)-dependent alcohol dehydrogenase; its protein translation is MQRYIIDGKWGLENLKQVQSPDPTPDPGEVVVAVKACSLNYRDWLMVQGKYNPRLALPFVPLSDGAGEVIAIGDGVTRVQVGDRVAGIFNQSWEAGEPSHERLRTTLGGPLDGMLTQRALLPERGVIRVPDHLSWEQAATLPCAGVTAWSAISKYGNLKPGETVLLQGTGGVSIFALQFAKLFGARVIITSSSDEKLARAKELGADETINYNDNPDWHKAVRALTGNVGVDHVVEVGGAGTLEKSLKAARIGGSIYVIGVLAGNASPLNILPILMSTIRLQGITVGSRDDFEAMNRAISAGGIEPVVDKVFEFGDAVAAFEHLASGRHFGKVVVRVS